TGAGGGCTTTGCCGATCTGCTGGCGGACGAGGCCGATATCGTCATGGCCCTGCGCGAGATACGGCCCGCCGAGCTGCGCCTTGCCAGCGACGCGGGGCTGGGCGACCTGGCGCATCCCAACCGCAGCCGCGTGCTGGCGCTCGACGCGATGATCCCGGTGGTGGCGGCGAACAACCCGGTCGATGCGATCTCGCTCTCGGATCTGGCGCGGGTGCTGTCGGGCCGGCTGCGCAACTGGCGCGAGCTGGGCGGGCCGGACGCGCCGGTGGTGCTGCATCTGCGCAATGCCTCTTCGGGCCTGTCGCAGGGGATCGAGGACCGGTTGTTGCAGCCGTCCGAGCTGGAATTGCATGGCGAGATCGCGCGCCATGACAGCAATACCGCGCTGTCGCGCGCGGTGGGGCGCGATCCGTTCGGCATCGGGCTGGCGAGCTATTCCGAGATCGGCAATACCAAGCCGCTCTATCTCACCGGAAGCTGCGGCTTTCACCTGCGCGGGCGCCGGGCGGCGATCAAGACCGAGGATTATCCGCTGACCGCGCCGATGTTTCTCTACCTTCCGGCGCGGCGGCTGCCGGCGCTGGCGCGGGAGTTTTTGGCCTATACCAGAAGCTCGCCGGCGCAGATCGTGATCCGCCGCGCCGGTTTCGTCGATCAGGCGCCGGAGGAGATCCCCCTGAACCAGCAGGGCGACCGGCTGGCCAATGCCGTTGCGGTGGCAGAGGGCGAGGAGGGGCTCGCCGGATTGCAGCGCATGGTGCGGGTGATGGCGCCAATGCGGCGGCTGACCACCTCGTTCCGGTTCGAACCGGGCTCGGCGCGGCTCGATGCGCAATCGCGTTCGAATGTGCAACAGCTGGCGCGCTCGCTGGAGGCGGGGGAGTATGACGGGCGGCGGCTGGTCTTTGTGGGCTTTTCCGACGGGCAGGGGCCGGCACGGGGCAATCTGGAGATCGCCCGGGAGCGCGCCGATGCGGTGCGCGGGGCGGTGATGCAGACAGCGGAGGCGGCCGATCTGGATCGTATCGACCTGGTGACGGAGGCGTTTGGCGAGGCGATGCCGATGGCCTGTGACGATACCGTTTGGGGGCGGCAGGTGAACCGGCGCGTCGAGGTCTGGCTGCGCTGAGCCGAAGAGGCCCGCAAGGGCTGAGGAGGCGTCTCGTCAAGCCCTTGCGGGCGTTCCTCGACCCCTCTAGAGCAAGCCCTCGCTGCGAAAGCTGAGTTCGCGTGAGCGACCGATCACGAGATGATCGTGCAGCGTGATGCCCAGCGCATCGGCGGCGAGCTGGATCTGCATCGTCATGTCGATATCAGACTGGCTGGGCGTAGGATCTCCCGACGGGTGGTTGTGCACCAGAATGAGCGCGCTGGCATTCAGCTCCAGCGCCCGTTTGACCACCTCGCGGGGATAGACCGGCACATGATCCACCGTGCCGCGCGCCTGCGGCTCGTCGGCGATCAGCACGTTCTTGCGGTCGAGAAACAGGATGCGGAACTGCTCGGTATCGCGATGCGCCATGGCGGTCTGACAATAATCGAGCAGCGCCTCCCAGGAGCTGACCACCTGCTTTTGCAGTACCCTTGAGCGCGCCAGCCGATGCGCCGCCGCTTCGACGATCTTCAGCTCTGTCACCACCGCATCGCCGATGCCCGGGATCTCCTGCAACCGCGCTGGCGGGGCGGAGAGCACGCCGCTGAAATCGCCGAAGGCCTCGAGCAGTGCGCGGGCGAGCGGTTTCACGTCGCGGCGGGGAATGGCGCGGAACAGGACCAGTTCCAGCATCTCATAATCCGGCAGCGCATCGGCCCCGCCCGCAAGAAAACGCTCGCGCAGCCGCGCCCGGTGATCGCGCAGATAGGAGGGCAGGGGGCGGGCCCCCTCCACCGCGAAGGCGGGCGCCTCGTCATGGGCGAAAAGGCTGGCCTGGGAATCGGAAAACTGGCGCGCGCGGGTCATGGGCAAAGCCTCGCGCGGTGGGGTTAGGGAAGGGTTAACGTGAAACGGGCCGCGCTGGGAGGCGCGGCCCGTTGATCTGTGTCGGGCGGGGGACCCTGTCGGGGCTCCGCCTATAGATCCCGGACCACAAGTCCGGGATTTACCCCTTCATCGAATCCCAGAAGTTCTTCACCGACGAGAAGAAGCTGTGCGATTCCGGGTTGTTGTCTTCGCTCTGCTCCTCGAACTCGCGCAGCAGCTCTTTCTGGCGCGAGGTCAGGTTCACCGGCGTTTCGACGGCCAGCTCGATGAACATGTCGCCCGCCGCGCCGCCGCGCAGCGCCGGCATGCCTTTGCCGCGCAGGCGCATCTGCCGGCCCGACTGGCTGCCCGCCGGGATCTTCACCCGCGACCGGCCACCGTCGATTGTCGGCACCTCGATATCGCCCCCCAGCGCCGCCGTGGTCATCGACACCGGTACGCGGCAATGCAGCTCGGGCCCCTCGCGCTCGAAGATCTCGTGCCGCTTCACCTCGATGAAGATATAGAGATCGCCCGGAGGCCCGCCGCGCATGCCCGCTTCGCCCTCGCCGGCAAGCCGGATACGGGTGCCGGTCTCGACGCCTGCGGGGATGTTCACCGACAGCGCGCGTTCTTTCTGCACGCGGCCCATGCCGCCGCATTTCTGGCAGGGATTCTTGATGATCTGGCCCAGCCCCGAACAGGTCGGACAGGTGCGCTCCACGGTAAAGAAACCCTG
The window above is part of the Salipiger abyssi genome. Proteins encoded here:
- the dnaJ gene encoding molecular chaperone DnaJ; its protein translation is MSKRDFYDVLGVSKGASADEIKKAYRKKAKELHPDRNADNPEAEAQFKEANEAYEVLKDAEKKAAYDRFGHAAFEGGMGGGGQRPGGGFQGGQGDFASAFSDVFDDLFGDFMGGRQGGGGRQRAARGADLRYNLRVTLEEAYGGLQKTINVPTSVQCGECNGSGAEGGAEPVTCPTCSGMGKVRATQGFFTVERTCPTCSGLGQIIKNPCQKCGGMGRVQKERALSVNIPAGVETGTRIRLAGEGEAGMRGGPPGDLYIFIEVKRHEIFEREGPELHCRVPVSMTTAALGGDIEVPTIDGGRSRVKIPAGSQSGRQMRLRGKGMPALRGGAAGDMFIELAVETPVNLTSRQKELLREFEEQSEDNNPESHSFFSSVKNFWDSMKG
- the radC gene encoding RadC family protein yields the protein MTRARQFSDSQASLFAHDEAPAFAVEGARPLPSYLRDHRARLRERFLAGGADALPDYEMLELVLFRAIPRRDVKPLARALLEAFGDFSGVLSAPPARLQEIPGIGDAVVTELKIVEAAAHRLARSRVLQKQVVSSWEALLDYCQTAMAHRDTEQFRILFLDRKNVLIADEPQARGTVDHVPVYPREVVKRALELNASALILVHNHPSGDPTPSQSDIDMTMQIQLAADALGITLHDHLVIGRSRELSFRSEGLL
- a CDS encoding substrate-binding domain-containing protein, which produces MRAFRAAVFAALFFVAGPLWAQDITLRSRDGGIELTGTLLGFDGEFYRMQSRFGELTVDSSGVLCEGPGCPSLTDFVAEMRVSGSATIGEVLMPALLEGFALRNGLSAAREPMEARRFRYILTDPDEDRVVGRFDFHVTSTDEGFADLLADEADIVMALREIRPAELRLASDAGLGDLAHPNRSRVLALDAMIPVVAANNPVDAISLSDLARVLSGRLRNWRELGGPDAPVVLHLRNASSGLSQGIEDRLLQPSELELHGEIARHDSNTALSRAVGRDPFGIGLASYSEIGNTKPLYLTGSCGFHLRGRRAAIKTEDYPLTAPMFLYLPARRLPALAREFLAYTRSSPAQIVIRRAGFVDQAPEEIPLNQQGDRLANAVAVAEGEEGLAGLQRMVRVMAPMRRLTTSFRFEPGSARLDAQSRSNVQQLARSLEAGEYDGRRLVFVGFSDGQGPARGNLEIARERADAVRGAVMQTAEAADLDRIDLVTEAFGEAMPMACDDTVWGRQVNRRVEVWLR